A single genomic interval of uncultured Desulfobacter sp. harbors:
- a CDS encoding polyamine aminopropyltransferase, giving the protein MPSDLLGRTRESGRSRLNTASALLCLCMFASGACGIILEYIQASLASMILGNAFEQWAMVIGLMMFWMGFGSLIQTRISKERLVHAFIGIEIALALAGGYSPTLTYLSYGYTSHYSLVLYFFVSVIGILIGLEIPVIIRINNDFSKELSTNLGNILSADYIGSLAGALVYVFILLRFFPITEAAFLTAGMNFFLAFITFIYFTRKHIIRCNIPLLVIMAATCVAVIFGYMNNRKWQVTNEQSLYDDPIVYSKTSRYQHIVITHFKPLDEVRLFLNGNLQLCSTDEARYHESLVHPAMALVQTRSRVLILGGGDGCALREVLKYPDVDRITLVDLDPAMTTLAATHPLLSRLNNHAFENARVSIMTGTGISPGEFRQIYQASSDRKRKPDDPRHVAEVRVMNLDADKFLEQVNGFWDVIIVDMPDPSTPELTKLYSKQFYLKVRHRLAKNGIVSVQSTSPYLAKESYLCIGRTLTAAGFSILPYHENVPSFGDWGWFLCTRQDWGKGVLKQRIAELEFTVPTRFLTPEVFRRELVFGKGMNQSRYTEINTLLFPVLLSYYNHESWLLE; this is encoded by the coding sequence ATGCCATCTGATCTATTGGGACGCACCCGGGAATCCGGGCGCTCCCGGCTCAACACGGCCTCGGCCCTGCTGTGTCTGTGCATGTTTGCATCCGGGGCCTGCGGCATCATCCTTGAATATATCCAGGCAAGCCTGGCCTCCATGATACTGGGCAATGCCTTTGAACAGTGGGCCATGGTCATTGGCCTGATGATGTTCTGGATGGGGTTCGGTAGTCTGATACAGACCCGGATTTCCAAAGAACGCCTGGTACATGCCTTTATCGGCATTGAAATTGCCCTTGCCCTTGCAGGGGGGTATTCACCCACACTGACCTATCTGTCCTACGGATATACCAGCCACTACAGCCTGGTGCTCTATTTTTTTGTGTCGGTGATCGGCATTCTCATCGGCCTTGAAATTCCGGTGATCATACGGATCAACAACGATTTTTCAAAGGAGTTGTCTACCAACTTAGGCAATATTCTGTCCGCCGATTATATCGGTTCCCTGGCCGGGGCCCTGGTCTATGTGTTCATCCTGCTGCGTTTTTTTCCGATTACGGAAGCAGCTTTTTTAACCGCCGGCATGAATTTTTTTCTTGCCTTTATTACCTTTATCTATTTTACCCGTAAACACATTATCCGGTGCAATATCCCATTGCTTGTGATCATGGCAGCCACCTGCGTCGCCGTGATTTTCGGGTATATGAACAACCGCAAGTGGCAGGTCACCAACGAACAGTCCCTGTATGACGACCCCATCGTCTATTCTAAAACCAGCCGGTACCAGCATATCGTTATTACGCATTTTAAGCCCCTGGACGAAGTCCGGCTTTTTTTAAACGGAAATCTGCAGTTATGCAGTACGGACGAAGCCCGGTACCATGAGTCCCTGGTTCATCCGGCCATGGCCCTTGTGCAGACCCGCAGCCGGGTATTGATCCTGGGCGGTGGTGACGGCTGCGCATTAAGGGAAGTGTTAAAATACCCGGATGTTGACCGGATTACCCTGGTGGACCTGGACCCGGCCATGACAACGCTTGCAGCTACCCATCCGCTGCTGTCCCGGCTCAATAATCATGCGTTTGAAAATGCCCGGGTAAGCATCATGACAGGTACTGGGATTTCTCCGGGGGAGTTTCGTCAGATCTATCAGGCGTCGTCTGACAGAAAAAGAAAGCCGGATGACCCGCGGCATGTGGCCGAGGTCCGGGTCATGAATCTGGACGCAGACAAATTTCTGGAACAGGTAAATGGATTTTGGGATGTCATTATCGTGGACATGCCGGATCCGTCCACACCGGAACTGACCAAGCTTTACTCAAAGCAATTTTATCTCAAAGTCAGGCACAGGCTGGCAAAAAACGGCATTGTATCCGTCCAGTCCACCTCTCCGTACCTTGCCAAAGAAAGCTACCTTTGTATTGGCCGGACATTAACCGCCGCCGGATTTTCTATCTTGCCATACCATGAAAATGTGCCTTCGTTCGGCGACTGGGGCTGGTTTTTATGCACCCGTCAAGATTGGGGCAAAGGCGTTTTGAAACAGCGGATTGCAGAGCTTGAATTTACCGTGCCCACCCGGTTTTTAACCCCGGAGGTGTTCAGACGCGAGCTTGTATTCGGCAAAGGCATGAACCAAAGCCGTTACACCGAAATCAATACCCTTCTTTTTCCTGTGCTGCTGTCCTACTACAATCACGAATCCTGGCTTCTGGAATAG
- a CDS encoding DUF350 domain-containing protein, producing the protein MNYTAILISMGQGLCYALVSILFIFIAKKLDDWRTKDFDDDRHIDDGNLCVGLRRAGLYLGIAIGMIGALSGDSAGFQTDMLYLFVDGILITGCLFLSRFINDFIMMGHVNNDQECTRVFILGGGRTTTGNTALGIVEAGMYIATGFILNGSMSGGGGSFYQSLGSALVFFVLGQIVLLVLGLVYEMISSFHVRDEIKQNNPAAGIGLAGILVALGIILKSSLSGPFTGWVNDIVGFFVYTLFGIILLLGFSVLVDRFLLPTTNIATEIKEDKNVAALVVVQATIIAVALIVAHAI; encoded by the coding sequence ATGAATTATACAGCAATATTAATCAGTATGGGCCAGGGGTTATGCTATGCCCTGGTGAGCATTTTATTCATTTTTATAGCCAAGAAGCTGGATGACTGGCGGACTAAAGATTTTGATGACGACCGCCATATTGACGACGGCAATCTATGCGTGGGGTTAAGGCGGGCAGGGCTTTATCTTGGCATTGCCATCGGCATGATCGGTGCGCTTTCAGGGGACTCTGCTGGGTTTCAGACCGATATGCTTTATCTTTTTGTCGATGGTATCCTCATCACAGGGTGTCTTTTCCTTTCCCGGTTCATCAACGATTTTATCATGATGGGCCATGTTAACAATGACCAGGAGTGCACAAGAGTCTTTATCCTTGGCGGCGGGCGTACCACGACAGGTAATACCGCCCTTGGTATAGTGGAAGCAGGAATGTATATTGCCACCGGCTTTATTCTCAATGGCAGCATGTCCGGCGGCGGGGGCAGTTTTTACCAGTCCTTGGGATCAGCCCTGGTCTTTTTTGTTCTGGGGCAGATTGTGCTTCTGGTTTTGGGACTGGTTTATGAAATGATTTCCTCCTTTCACGTCCGGGATGAAATCAAGCAGAACAATCCCGCTGCAGGAATTGGTTTGGCAGGTATTCTGGTGGCCCTGGGCATTATTCTCAAAAGCAGTCTTTCGGGTCCTTTTACCGGGTGGGTAAATGATATTGTCGGATTTTTTGTTTATACGCTATTTGGTATAATTCTGCTGCTTGGATTCAGTGTCCTTGTGGACCGGTTCCTTTTGCCTACCACAAACATTGCAACAGAGATTAAAGAGGACAAAAATGTTGCAGCCCTGGTGGTGGTCCAGGCGACCATCATTGCCGTGGCGCTGATCGTTGCCCATGCCATCTGA